A stretch of the Ornithodoros turicata isolate Travis chromosome 4, ASM3712646v1, whole genome shotgun sequence genome encodes the following:
- the LOC135391940 gene encoding epsin-1-like isoform X6: MNVHGIRRNMKNVVRNYSDAQVKVREATSNDPWGPPSTLMGEIADLSYNVVAFTEIMQMIWKRLNDHGKNWRHVYKALVLLEYLIKTGSEKVSQQCKENIFAIQTLKDFQHTEENKDQGVNVREKAKQLVSLLKDDERLRSERARALKAKERFAQATARVGSETLAKYGGGGRRDSYGSDTASPREGGGPLSSELESARPQTAGEEELQLQLALAMSKEEAEQEERVRKNDDLRLQIAISESQHVQNGGTAAATSPRKPQTLSGLDDLIGLDLGGGATGGGGVPATDPWGVPLYDGSQAAAPAADPWTSPTNARPPPAVSDPWSPSSHPDDAPDCAAMGDPWAAGVRDPAWKPPLGHPVLPGTTNGGGAVGIPPASNPFAGTVNTVMAPPPAGNPFQASKPPPPTINQLRSQNMQFVPMGVPPPQGPFVAPLAPQQNPFM; encoded by the exons ATGAACGTGCACGGGATCCGTCGTAACATGAAGAACGTGGTGCGCAACTACTCGGACGCCCAGGTGAAAGTGCGCGAGGCGACGTCCAACGACCCCTGGGGTCCCCCCTCGACTCTCATGGGAGAGATAGCGGACCTGTCCTACAACGTCGTGGCCTTCACGGAGATCATGCAGATGATCTGGAAGAGGCTCAACGACCACGGCAAGAACTGGCGACACGTCTACAAGGCCCTGGTGCTCCTCGAGTACCTCATCAAGACCGGCTCGGAAAAG GTGAGCCAGCAGTGTAAGGAGAATATCTTCGCTATCCAGACGCTGAAGGACTTCCAGCACACGGAAGAGAACAAGGACCAAGGCGTCAACGTCCGAGAGAAAGCCAAGCAATTGGTGTCGCTCCTGAAGGACGACGAACGTCTGCGCTCGGAGAGGGCGCGAGCCCTGAAGGCCAAGGAACGCTTTGCCCAGGCAACTGCGCGGGTTGGATCCGAAACCCTGGCTAAA TATGGTGGAGGGGGAAGGAGAGACTCCTACGGATCGGACACCGCATCACCTCGAG AAGGAGGAGGACCCCTCTCGTCCGAGCTCGAGAGTGCTCGGCCGCAGACGGCCGGAGAAGAGGAGCTCCAGCTGCAGTTGGCTCTGGCGATGAGCAAGGAGGAAGCGGAACAGGAAGAAAGAGTACGGAAGAACGACGACCTCCGCCTACAGATTGCCATCAGCGAGTCGCAGCACGTTCAGAACGGTGGCACTGCTGCAGCGACCAGCCCTCGAAAGCCGCAGACGTTGAGCGGCCTCGACGATCTGATAGGACTGGACCTGGGGGGAGGCGCCACCGGGGGAGGAGGTGTACCTGCAACGGACCCCTGGGGGGTGCCGCTCTACGATGGGTCGCAG GCGGCAGCGCCTGCAGCCGATCCTTGGACTTCGCCCACGAACGCCCGTCCTCCGCCTGCCGTGAGCGACCCGTGGTCTCCTTCTTCTCATCCTG ACGACGCCCCTGACTGCGCAGCCATGGGCGACCCCTGGGCAGCTGGCGTTCGGGATCCCGCCTGGAAGCCACCCCTGGGCCATCCTGTCCTGCCCGGCACAACCAACGGCGGAGGAG CCGTCGGCATTCCTCCGGCGTCCAACCCGTTTGCCGGAACCGTCAACACCGTGATGGCTCCACCTCCAGCAGGAAATCCGTTCCAGGCGTCGAAGCCACCTCCGCCGACCATCAACCAGCTGCGCTCGCAAAATATGCAGTTTGTGCCTATGGGTGTTCCGCCTCCGCAAGGGCCCTTCGTGGCACCCCTGGCGCCCCAACAGAATCCCTTCATGTGA
- the LOC135391940 gene encoding epsin-2-like isoform X4, with protein MNVHGIRRNMKNVVRNYSDAQVKVREATSNDPWGPPSTLMGEIADLSYNVVAFTEIMQMIWKRLNDHGKNWRHVYKALVLLEYLIKTGSEKVSQQCKENIFAIQTLKDFQHTEENKDQGVNVREKAKQLVSLLKDDERLRSERARALKAKERFAQATARVGSETLAKYGGGGRRDSYGSDTASPREGGGPLSSELESARPQTAGEEELQLQLALAMSKEEAEQEERVRKNDDLRLQIAISESQHVQNGGTAAATSPRKPQTLSGLDDLIGLDLGGGATGGGGVPATDPWGVPLYDGSQAAAPAADPWTSPTNARPPPAVSDPWSPSSHPDDAPDCAAMGDPWAAGVRDPAWKPPLGHPVLPGTTNGGGAEASDEGSDAFGMGDLQGTLPAVSSSEDARRKTPESFLGPNSNLVNLDALVTQRPPAVGIPPASNPFAGTVNTVMAPPPAGNPFQASKPPPPTINQLRSQNMQFVPMGVPPPQGPFVAPLAPQQNPFM; from the exons ATGAACGTGCACGGGATCCGTCGTAACATGAAGAACGTGGTGCGCAACTACTCGGACGCCCAGGTGAAAGTGCGCGAGGCGACGTCCAACGACCCCTGGGGTCCCCCCTCGACTCTCATGGGAGAGATAGCGGACCTGTCCTACAACGTCGTGGCCTTCACGGAGATCATGCAGATGATCTGGAAGAGGCTCAACGACCACGGCAAGAACTGGCGACACGTCTACAAGGCCCTGGTGCTCCTCGAGTACCTCATCAAGACCGGCTCGGAAAAG GTGAGCCAGCAGTGTAAGGAGAATATCTTCGCTATCCAGACGCTGAAGGACTTCCAGCACACGGAAGAGAACAAGGACCAAGGCGTCAACGTCCGAGAGAAAGCCAAGCAATTGGTGTCGCTCCTGAAGGACGACGAACGTCTGCGCTCGGAGAGGGCGCGAGCCCTGAAGGCCAAGGAACGCTTTGCCCAGGCAACTGCGCGGGTTGGATCCGAAACCCTGGCTAAA TATGGTGGAGGGGGAAGGAGAGACTCCTACGGATCGGACACCGCATCACCTCGAG AAGGAGGAGGACCCCTCTCGTCCGAGCTCGAGAGTGCTCGGCCGCAGACGGCCGGAGAAGAGGAGCTCCAGCTGCAGTTGGCTCTGGCGATGAGCAAGGAGGAAGCGGAACAGGAAGAAAGAGTACGGAAGAACGACGACCTCCGCCTACAGATTGCCATCAGCGAGTCGCAGCACGTTCAGAACGGTGGCACTGCTGCAGCGACCAGCCCTCGAAAGCCGCAGACGTTGAGCGGCCTCGACGATCTGATAGGACTGGACCTGGGGGGAGGCGCCACCGGGGGAGGAGGTGTACCTGCAACGGACCCCTGGGGGGTGCCGCTCTACGATGGGTCGCAG GCGGCAGCGCCTGCAGCCGATCCTTGGACTTCGCCCACGAACGCCCGTCCTCCGCCTGCCGTGAGCGACCCGTGGTCTCCTTCTTCTCATCCTG ACGACGCCCCTGACTGCGCAGCCATGGGCGACCCCTGGGCAGCTGGCGTTCGGGATCCCGCCTGGAAGCCACCCCTGGGCCATCCTGTCCTGCCCGGCACAACCAACGGCGGAGGAG CTGAAGCTAGCGATGAGGGGTCGGACGCGTTTGGGATGGGCGATCTGCAGGGTACCCTGCCCGCGGTGTCCTCTTCGGAAGACGCGCGCCGCAAGACCCCAGAGAGCTTTTTGGGCCCAAACTCTAATCTGGTGAACCTGGACGCCCTGGTGACGCAACGGCCGCCAG CCGTCGGCATTCCTCCGGCGTCCAACCCGTTTGCCGGAACCGTCAACACCGTGATGGCTCCACCTCCAGCAGGAAATCCGTTCCAGGCGTCGAAGCCACCTCCGCCGACCATCAACCAGCTGCGCTCGCAAAATATGCAGTTTGTGCCTATGGGTGTTCCGCCTCCGCAAGGGCCCTTCGTGGCACCCCTGGCGCCCCAACAGAATCCCTTCATGTGA
- the LOC135391940 gene encoding epsin-2-like isoform X5, with translation MNVHGIRRNMKNVVRNYSDAQVKVREATSNDPWGPPSTLMGEIADLSYNVVAFTEIMQMIWKRLNDHGKNWRHVYKALVLLEYLIKTGSEKVSQQCKENIFAIQTLKDFQHTEENKDQGVNVREKAKQLVSLLKDDERLRSERARALKAKERFAQATARVGSETLAKYGGGGRRDSYGSDTASPREGGGPLSSELESARPQTAGEEELQLQLALAMSKEEAEQEERVRKNDDLRLQIAISESQHVQNGGTAAATSPRKPQTLSGLDDLIGLDLGGGATGGGGVPATDPWGVPLYDGSQAAAPAADPWTSPTNARPPPAVSDPWSPSSHPDDAPDCAAMGDPWAAGVRDPAWKPPLGHPVLPGTTNGGGGVDEFDMLSKRSAATSPIGAVGIPPASNPFAGTVNTVMAPPPAGNPFQASKPPPPTINQLRSQNMQFVPMGVPPPQGPFVAPLAPQQNPFM, from the exons ATGAACGTGCACGGGATCCGTCGTAACATGAAGAACGTGGTGCGCAACTACTCGGACGCCCAGGTGAAAGTGCGCGAGGCGACGTCCAACGACCCCTGGGGTCCCCCCTCGACTCTCATGGGAGAGATAGCGGACCTGTCCTACAACGTCGTGGCCTTCACGGAGATCATGCAGATGATCTGGAAGAGGCTCAACGACCACGGCAAGAACTGGCGACACGTCTACAAGGCCCTGGTGCTCCTCGAGTACCTCATCAAGACCGGCTCGGAAAAG GTGAGCCAGCAGTGTAAGGAGAATATCTTCGCTATCCAGACGCTGAAGGACTTCCAGCACACGGAAGAGAACAAGGACCAAGGCGTCAACGTCCGAGAGAAAGCCAAGCAATTGGTGTCGCTCCTGAAGGACGACGAACGTCTGCGCTCGGAGAGGGCGCGAGCCCTGAAGGCCAAGGAACGCTTTGCCCAGGCAACTGCGCGGGTTGGATCCGAAACCCTGGCTAAA TATGGTGGAGGGGGAAGGAGAGACTCCTACGGATCGGACACCGCATCACCTCGAG AAGGAGGAGGACCCCTCTCGTCCGAGCTCGAGAGTGCTCGGCCGCAGACGGCCGGAGAAGAGGAGCTCCAGCTGCAGTTGGCTCTGGCGATGAGCAAGGAGGAAGCGGAACAGGAAGAAAGAGTACGGAAGAACGACGACCTCCGCCTACAGATTGCCATCAGCGAGTCGCAGCACGTTCAGAACGGTGGCACTGCTGCAGCGACCAGCCCTCGAAAGCCGCAGACGTTGAGCGGCCTCGACGATCTGATAGGACTGGACCTGGGGGGAGGCGCCACCGGGGGAGGAGGTGTACCTGCAACGGACCCCTGGGGGGTGCCGCTCTACGATGGGTCGCAG GCGGCAGCGCCTGCAGCCGATCCTTGGACTTCGCCCACGAACGCCCGTCCTCCGCCTGCCGTGAGCGACCCGTGGTCTCCTTCTTCTCATCCTG ACGACGCCCCTGACTGCGCAGCCATGGGCGACCCCTGGGCAGCTGGCGTTCGGGATCCCGCCTGGAAGCCACCCCTGGGCCATCCTGTCCTGCCCGGCACAACCAACGGCGGAGGAGGTGTGGATGAGTTCGACATGCTGAGCAAGCGCTCCGCGGCTACGAGTCCTATCGGAG CCGTCGGCATTCCTCCGGCGTCCAACCCGTTTGCCGGAACCGTCAACACCGTGATGGCTCCACCTCCAGCAGGAAATCCGTTCCAGGCGTCGAAGCCACCTCCGCCGACCATCAACCAGCTGCGCTCGCAAAATATGCAGTTTGTGCCTATGGGTGTTCCGCCTCCGCAAGGGCCCTTCGTGGCACCCCTGGCGCCCCAACAGAATCCCTTCATGTGA
- the LOC135391940 gene encoding epsin-2-like isoform X3, whose amino-acid sequence MNVHGIRRNMKNVVRNYSDAQVKVREATSNDPWGPPSTLMGEIADLSYNVVAFTEIMQMIWKRLNDHGKNWRHVYKALVLLEYLIKTGSEKVSQQCKENIFAIQTLKDFQHTEENKDQGVNVREKAKQLVSLLKDDERLRSERARALKAKERFAQATARVGSETLAKYGGGGRRDSYGSDTASPREGGGPLSSELESARPQTAGEEELQLQLALAMSKEEAEQEERVRKNDDLRLQIAISESQHVQNGGTAAATSPRKPQTLSGLDDLIGLDLGGGATGGGGVPATDPWGVPLYDGSQAAAPAADPWTSPTNARPPPAVSDPWSPSSHPAMGDPWAAGVRDPAWKPPLGHPVLPGTTNGGGGVDEFDMLSKRSAATSPIGAAEASDEGSDAFGMGDLQGTLPAVSSSEDARRKTPESFLGPNSNLVNLDALVTQRPPAVGIPPASNPFAGTVNTVMAPPPAGNPFQASKPPPPTINQLRSQNMQFVPMGVPPPQGPFVAPLAPQQNPFM is encoded by the exons ATGAACGTGCACGGGATCCGTCGTAACATGAAGAACGTGGTGCGCAACTACTCGGACGCCCAGGTGAAAGTGCGCGAGGCGACGTCCAACGACCCCTGGGGTCCCCCCTCGACTCTCATGGGAGAGATAGCGGACCTGTCCTACAACGTCGTGGCCTTCACGGAGATCATGCAGATGATCTGGAAGAGGCTCAACGACCACGGCAAGAACTGGCGACACGTCTACAAGGCCCTGGTGCTCCTCGAGTACCTCATCAAGACCGGCTCGGAAAAG GTGAGCCAGCAGTGTAAGGAGAATATCTTCGCTATCCAGACGCTGAAGGACTTCCAGCACACGGAAGAGAACAAGGACCAAGGCGTCAACGTCCGAGAGAAAGCCAAGCAATTGGTGTCGCTCCTGAAGGACGACGAACGTCTGCGCTCGGAGAGGGCGCGAGCCCTGAAGGCCAAGGAACGCTTTGCCCAGGCAACTGCGCGGGTTGGATCCGAAACCCTGGCTAAA TATGGTGGAGGGGGAAGGAGAGACTCCTACGGATCGGACACCGCATCACCTCGAG AAGGAGGAGGACCCCTCTCGTCCGAGCTCGAGAGTGCTCGGCCGCAGACGGCCGGAGAAGAGGAGCTCCAGCTGCAGTTGGCTCTGGCGATGAGCAAGGAGGAAGCGGAACAGGAAGAAAGAGTACGGAAGAACGACGACCTCCGCCTACAGATTGCCATCAGCGAGTCGCAGCACGTTCAGAACGGTGGCACTGCTGCAGCGACCAGCCCTCGAAAGCCGCAGACGTTGAGCGGCCTCGACGATCTGATAGGACTGGACCTGGGGGGAGGCGCCACCGGGGGAGGAGGTGTACCTGCAACGGACCCCTGGGGGGTGCCGCTCTACGATGGGTCGCAG GCGGCAGCGCCTGCAGCCGATCCTTGGACTTCGCCCACGAACGCCCGTCCTCCGCCTGCCGTGAGCGACCCGTGGTCTCCTTCTTCTCATCCTG CCATGGGCGACCCCTGGGCAGCTGGCGTTCGGGATCCCGCCTGGAAGCCACCCCTGGGCCATCCTGTCCTGCCCGGCACAACCAACGGCGGAGGAGGTGTGGATGAGTTCGACATGCTGAGCAAGCGCTCCGCGGCTACGAGTCCTATCGGAG CAGCTGAAGCTAGCGATGAGGGGTCGGACGCGTTTGGGATGGGCGATCTGCAGGGTACCCTGCCCGCGGTGTCCTCTTCGGAAGACGCGCGCCGCAAGACCCCAGAGAGCTTTTTGGGCCCAAACTCTAATCTGGTGAACCTGGACGCCCTGGTGACGCAACGGCCGCCAG CCGTCGGCATTCCTCCGGCGTCCAACCCGTTTGCCGGAACCGTCAACACCGTGATGGCTCCACCTCCAGCAGGAAATCCGTTCCAGGCGTCGAAGCCACCTCCGCCGACCATCAACCAGCTGCGCTCGCAAAATATGCAGTTTGTGCCTATGGGTGTTCCGCCTCCGCAAGGGCCCTTCGTGGCACCCCTGGCGCCCCAACAGAATCCCTTCATGTGA
- the LOC135391940 gene encoding epsin-2-like isoform X2: MNVHGIRRNMKNVVRNYSDAQVKVREATSNDPWGPPSTLMGEIADLSYNVVAFTEIMQMIWKRLNDHGKNWRHVYKALVLLEYLIKTGSEKVSQQCKENIFAIQTLKDFQHTEENKDQGVNVREKAKQLVSLLKDDERLRSERARALKAKERFAQATARVGSETLAKYGGGGRRDSYGSDTASPREGGGPLSSELESARPQTAGEEELQLQLALAMSKEEAEQEERVRKNDDLRLQIAISESQHVQNGGTAAATSPRKPQTLSGLDDLIGLDLGGGATGGGGVPATDPWGVPLYDGSQAAAPAADPWTSPTNARPPPAVSDPWSPSSHPDDAPDCAAMGDPWAAGVRDPAWKPPLGHPVLPGTTNGGGGVDEFDMLSKRSAATSPIGAEASDEGSDAFGMGDLQGTLPAVSSSEDARRKTPESFLGPNSNLVNLDALVTQRPPAVGIPPASNPFAGTVNTVMAPPPAGNPFQASKPPPPTINQLRSQNMQFVPMGVPPPQGPFVAPLAPQQNPFM, translated from the exons ATGAACGTGCACGGGATCCGTCGTAACATGAAGAACGTGGTGCGCAACTACTCGGACGCCCAGGTGAAAGTGCGCGAGGCGACGTCCAACGACCCCTGGGGTCCCCCCTCGACTCTCATGGGAGAGATAGCGGACCTGTCCTACAACGTCGTGGCCTTCACGGAGATCATGCAGATGATCTGGAAGAGGCTCAACGACCACGGCAAGAACTGGCGACACGTCTACAAGGCCCTGGTGCTCCTCGAGTACCTCATCAAGACCGGCTCGGAAAAG GTGAGCCAGCAGTGTAAGGAGAATATCTTCGCTATCCAGACGCTGAAGGACTTCCAGCACACGGAAGAGAACAAGGACCAAGGCGTCAACGTCCGAGAGAAAGCCAAGCAATTGGTGTCGCTCCTGAAGGACGACGAACGTCTGCGCTCGGAGAGGGCGCGAGCCCTGAAGGCCAAGGAACGCTTTGCCCAGGCAACTGCGCGGGTTGGATCCGAAACCCTGGCTAAA TATGGTGGAGGGGGAAGGAGAGACTCCTACGGATCGGACACCGCATCACCTCGAG AAGGAGGAGGACCCCTCTCGTCCGAGCTCGAGAGTGCTCGGCCGCAGACGGCCGGAGAAGAGGAGCTCCAGCTGCAGTTGGCTCTGGCGATGAGCAAGGAGGAAGCGGAACAGGAAGAAAGAGTACGGAAGAACGACGACCTCCGCCTACAGATTGCCATCAGCGAGTCGCAGCACGTTCAGAACGGTGGCACTGCTGCAGCGACCAGCCCTCGAAAGCCGCAGACGTTGAGCGGCCTCGACGATCTGATAGGACTGGACCTGGGGGGAGGCGCCACCGGGGGAGGAGGTGTACCTGCAACGGACCCCTGGGGGGTGCCGCTCTACGATGGGTCGCAG GCGGCAGCGCCTGCAGCCGATCCTTGGACTTCGCCCACGAACGCCCGTCCTCCGCCTGCCGTGAGCGACCCGTGGTCTCCTTCTTCTCATCCTG ACGACGCCCCTGACTGCGCAGCCATGGGCGACCCCTGGGCAGCTGGCGTTCGGGATCCCGCCTGGAAGCCACCCCTGGGCCATCCTGTCCTGCCCGGCACAACCAACGGCGGAGGAGGTGTGGATGAGTTCGACATGCTGAGCAAGCGCTCCGCGGCTACGAGTCCTATCGGAG CTGAAGCTAGCGATGAGGGGTCGGACGCGTTTGGGATGGGCGATCTGCAGGGTACCCTGCCCGCGGTGTCCTCTTCGGAAGACGCGCGCCGCAAGACCCCAGAGAGCTTTTTGGGCCCAAACTCTAATCTGGTGAACCTGGACGCCCTGGTGACGCAACGGCCGCCAG CCGTCGGCATTCCTCCGGCGTCCAACCCGTTTGCCGGAACCGTCAACACCGTGATGGCTCCACCTCCAGCAGGAAATCCGTTCCAGGCGTCGAAGCCACCTCCGCCGACCATCAACCAGCTGCGCTCGCAAAATATGCAGTTTGTGCCTATGGGTGTTCCGCCTCCGCAAGGGCCCTTCGTGGCACCCCTGGCGCCCCAACAGAATCCCTTCATGTGA
- the LOC135391940 gene encoding epsin-2-like isoform X1, translating into MNVHGIRRNMKNVVRNYSDAQVKVREATSNDPWGPPSTLMGEIADLSYNVVAFTEIMQMIWKRLNDHGKNWRHVYKALVLLEYLIKTGSEKVSQQCKENIFAIQTLKDFQHTEENKDQGVNVREKAKQLVSLLKDDERLRSERARALKAKERFAQATARVGSETLAKYGGGGRRDSYGSDTASPREGGGPLSSELESARPQTAGEEELQLQLALAMSKEEAEQEERVRKNDDLRLQIAISESQHVQNGGTAAATSPRKPQTLSGLDDLIGLDLGGGATGGGGVPATDPWGVPLYDGSQAAAPAADPWTSPTNARPPPAVSDPWSPSSHPDDAPDCAAMGDPWAAGVRDPAWKPPLGHPVLPGTTNGGGGVDEFDMLSKRSAATSPIGAAEASDEGSDAFGMGDLQGTLPAVSSSEDARRKTPESFLGPNSNLVNLDALVTQRPPAVGIPPASNPFAGTVNTVMAPPPAGNPFQASKPPPPTINQLRSQNMQFVPMGVPPPQGPFVAPLAPQQNPFM; encoded by the exons ATGAACGTGCACGGGATCCGTCGTAACATGAAGAACGTGGTGCGCAACTACTCGGACGCCCAGGTGAAAGTGCGCGAGGCGACGTCCAACGACCCCTGGGGTCCCCCCTCGACTCTCATGGGAGAGATAGCGGACCTGTCCTACAACGTCGTGGCCTTCACGGAGATCATGCAGATGATCTGGAAGAGGCTCAACGACCACGGCAAGAACTGGCGACACGTCTACAAGGCCCTGGTGCTCCTCGAGTACCTCATCAAGACCGGCTCGGAAAAG GTGAGCCAGCAGTGTAAGGAGAATATCTTCGCTATCCAGACGCTGAAGGACTTCCAGCACACGGAAGAGAACAAGGACCAAGGCGTCAACGTCCGAGAGAAAGCCAAGCAATTGGTGTCGCTCCTGAAGGACGACGAACGTCTGCGCTCGGAGAGGGCGCGAGCCCTGAAGGCCAAGGAACGCTTTGCCCAGGCAACTGCGCGGGTTGGATCCGAAACCCTGGCTAAA TATGGTGGAGGGGGAAGGAGAGACTCCTACGGATCGGACACCGCATCACCTCGAG AAGGAGGAGGACCCCTCTCGTCCGAGCTCGAGAGTGCTCGGCCGCAGACGGCCGGAGAAGAGGAGCTCCAGCTGCAGTTGGCTCTGGCGATGAGCAAGGAGGAAGCGGAACAGGAAGAAAGAGTACGGAAGAACGACGACCTCCGCCTACAGATTGCCATCAGCGAGTCGCAGCACGTTCAGAACGGTGGCACTGCTGCAGCGACCAGCCCTCGAAAGCCGCAGACGTTGAGCGGCCTCGACGATCTGATAGGACTGGACCTGGGGGGAGGCGCCACCGGGGGAGGAGGTGTACCTGCAACGGACCCCTGGGGGGTGCCGCTCTACGATGGGTCGCAG GCGGCAGCGCCTGCAGCCGATCCTTGGACTTCGCCCACGAACGCCCGTCCTCCGCCTGCCGTGAGCGACCCGTGGTCTCCTTCTTCTCATCCTG ACGACGCCCCTGACTGCGCAGCCATGGGCGACCCCTGGGCAGCTGGCGTTCGGGATCCCGCCTGGAAGCCACCCCTGGGCCATCCTGTCCTGCCCGGCACAACCAACGGCGGAGGAGGTGTGGATGAGTTCGACATGCTGAGCAAGCGCTCCGCGGCTACGAGTCCTATCGGAG CAGCTGAAGCTAGCGATGAGGGGTCGGACGCGTTTGGGATGGGCGATCTGCAGGGTACCCTGCCCGCGGTGTCCTCTTCGGAAGACGCGCGCCGCAAGACCCCAGAGAGCTTTTTGGGCCCAAACTCTAATCTGGTGAACCTGGACGCCCTGGTGACGCAACGGCCGCCAG CCGTCGGCATTCCTCCGGCGTCCAACCCGTTTGCCGGAACCGTCAACACCGTGATGGCTCCACCTCCAGCAGGAAATCCGTTCCAGGCGTCGAAGCCACCTCCGCCGACCATCAACCAGCTGCGCTCGCAAAATATGCAGTTTGTGCCTATGGGTGTTCCGCCTCCGCAAGGGCCCTTCGTGGCACCCCTGGCGCCCCAACAGAATCCCTTCATGTGA